One Natrinema salaciae genomic region harbors:
- a CDS encoding helix-turn-helix transcriptional regulator, with amino-acid sequence MSDERRKLHDAVHKRNEILDILVDDPKTKAELIDICSKSRSTVDRGLELLQEVECVEYGDGKYHTTPKGEIALTAYSRYTDTINNIQKSGRLLNTFPNENSLNSRFIHEMDVHQADPKIPDLALEPIREILRESTRLLGLVPTVHLSYTRVIEDAINQSETSVELIIEDHLFSTLQNTNAYEFDRILDNDRTSIQIYNGALPYSLWIMTSENDTYAGIIVHKDGGIKGVLINNTSEAISWTRNVYEHYKNEATIEQ; translated from the coding sequence ATGTCTGATGAGAGAAGGAAACTACACGATGCGGTACACAAACGGAACGAGATTCTAGATATACTCGTAGATGATCCGAAGACGAAAGCTGAATTAATAGATATATGCTCAAAGTCGCGGTCAACCGTTGACCGGGGATTAGAATTGCTTCAAGAAGTGGAATGCGTCGAATACGGAGATGGAAAGTACCACACAACACCCAAGGGTGAAATCGCATTAACAGCATACTCTAGATACACAGACACTATCAATAATATTCAAAAGTCGGGGAGATTGTTAAACACATTCCCTAACGAGAACTCTCTTAACTCTCGGTTCATTCACGAAATGGATGTCCACCAAGCAGATCCCAAAATACCCGATCTAGCTCTCGAGCCAATCAGAGAAATATTGCGAGAGTCCACCCGACTGTTGGGGCTAGTGCCAACAGTCCACTTATCGTATACAAGAGTTATTGAGGATGCGATCAACCAGAGTGAGACTTCGGTAGAGCTCATCATCGAAGACCATCTGTTTAGTACTCTGCAAAACACTAACGCATACGAATTTGATAGAATCCTCGATAATGATCGAACATCTATTCAAATATACAACGGTGCACTTCCCTACTCTCTATGGATTATGACATCTGAAAACGACACCTACGCGGGCATAATTGTACATAAAGATGGAGGAATAAAAGGCGTCTTAATAAATAACACATCCGAAGCAATTAGCTGGACTCGTAACGTGTATGAACACTACAAAAACGAAGCGACTATTGAACAATGA
- a CDS encoding twin-arginine translocase subunit TatC, with protein MSSAVDEDTARALNTGRETIGALLSGAQQHLQKVFIVFLVGFVSSFYALRMFVWDFLEATAKGQMSEEIAGSTDIITRTPFEVILLQAKIGMIVGAVFAIPALLFFSRKALHRRGYDSAVPISRELIAGIVIMSLSLFVTGVVYAYNIFFPFAFNFLAGNAVSAGIKPSYGITEFTEFMALLTLSFGLAAQLPLLMGVLSYTEIIPYETFRDKWRHAVVGIVIFGAVASPPDPFTQVMWAMPMVVLYVFSLGLSKVVTNVRRRGAAKSDGAGTAHIKRRLLQFGGVLVVVAAAITAAVNQGGFGYLHESVYPVFPSPVRPSGTFGLEATANANGLFGEITVGLIVSAAAGFVVLLGYTIYVLQQPVYPRQDDIRRADTHEDVDFETLDVEDIDDVSTTVFRSMSEEDALEYSRKAMYDDDRAKAQAILDRFDTIHDAMEDEDGTASGDAATAGAAGSGGAAGDDEGGLFANTAAGMLDPFTEDETTEDDIGGYAYDIAFVFNSLTSKVFRIVGLFMLVMGGTFFWLYSGGIGAVLRLFLDRVPRHVLEKIVGEGVDPSTLTLQELITEMDIVVALHPVEVLIFEAKVSALAGLVAALPVILYYAWPPAKERGLVYGDRRTFVVWGGGLLAGFAVGTYLGFFWVAPTIISYLVSDAINNGMVVSYRIKSFFWLVIFTTVGIGFLFNIIVTMALFHVGGIVSYRSMLERWRPVVVGIFTLAAFFSPKGVLMMLLFSIPISLTYLIGLAVLYVLTAGGRLFGGGGGSAAESEPDDAGATAAE; from the coding sequence ATGAGTTCTGCCGTCGACGAGGACACCGCCCGAGCCCTCAACACCGGCCGGGAGACGATCGGCGCGTTGCTCTCGGGTGCTCAGCAACACCTCCAGAAGGTGTTCATCGTCTTTCTCGTAGGCTTCGTCTCCTCGTTCTACGCGCTTCGGATGTTCGTCTGGGATTTCCTCGAGGCGACCGCGAAGGGACAGATGAGCGAGGAGATCGCCGGCTCGACCGACATCATCACCCGAACGCCGTTCGAGGTGATCCTGTTACAGGCCAAGATCGGGATGATCGTCGGCGCCGTCTTCGCGATCCCCGCCCTCCTTTTCTTCTCTCGAAAGGCGCTCCACCGTCGCGGCTACGACAGCGCCGTCCCGATCTCGAGGGAGCTTATCGCCGGTATCGTGATCATGTCGCTGTCGTTGTTCGTGACCGGTGTCGTCTACGCCTACAACATTTTCTTCCCCTTCGCGTTCAATTTCCTGGCAGGGAACGCCGTCAGCGCCGGCATCAAACCCAGTTACGGCATCACCGAGTTCACCGAGTTCATGGCGCTGCTGACGCTGTCGTTCGGCCTCGCCGCCCAGCTCCCGCTACTGATGGGCGTGCTCTCCTACACCGAGATCATCCCCTACGAGACGTTCCGCGACAAGTGGCGCCACGCCGTCGTCGGGATCGTGATCTTCGGTGCCGTGGCCTCGCCGCCGGACCCGTTCACGCAGGTCATGTGGGCGATGCCGATGGTCGTCCTTTACGTCTTCAGCCTCGGGCTCTCCAAGGTCGTTACCAACGTCCGACGGCGCGGCGCGGCGAAATCCGACGGCGCGGGGACGGCCCACATCAAACGCCGCCTCCTCCAGTTCGGTGGCGTACTCGTCGTCGTCGCCGCCGCGATCACCGCCGCCGTCAATCAGGGTGGCTTCGGCTACCTCCACGAGTCGGTCTACCCGGTCTTCCCGTCACCGGTGCGACCCAGCGGGACCTTCGGACTCGAGGCCACGGCGAACGCGAACGGGCTCTTCGGGGAGATTACGGTCGGGCTGATCGTGTCCGCCGCCGCCGGTTTCGTCGTCCTGCTGGGCTACACGATTTACGTGCTCCAGCAGCCGGTCTACCCGCGACAGGACGACATCCGACGCGCGGACACCCACGAGGACGTCGACTTCGAGACGCTCGACGTCGAGGACATCGACGACGTTTCGACGACCGTCTTCCGGAGCATGAGCGAGGAGGACGCCCTCGAGTACTCCCGGAAGGCGATGTACGACGACGACCGGGCGAAGGCCCAGGCCATCCTCGATCGCTTCGACACGATTCATGACGCGATGGAGGACGAGGACGGGACGGCGTCGGGCGACGCGGCCACAGCGGGCGCGGCGGGATCCGGCGGCGCTGCGGGCGACGACGAGGGCGGCCTCTTCGCGAACACCGCGGCCGGCATGCTCGATCCGTTCACCGAGGACGAGACCACCGAGGACGACATCGGCGGCTACGCCTACGACATCGCGTTCGTCTTCAACAGCCTCACCTCGAAGGTGTTCCGCATCGTGGGGCTGTTCATGCTCGTCATGGGAGGCACCTTCTTCTGGCTCTACTCGGGCGGTATCGGGGCCGTGCTCAGGCTCTTCCTCGATCGGGTTCCCCGACACGTGCTCGAGAAAATCGTCGGCGAGGGCGTCGATCCGAGCACGCTGACCCTCCAGGAACTCATCACGGAGATGGACATCGTCGTCGCCCTGCACCCCGTCGAGGTGCTCATCTTCGAGGCGAAGGTGAGCGCGCTCGCCGGCCTCGTCGCCGCCTTACCGGTGATACTGTACTACGCCTGGCCACCCGCCAAGGAGCGCGGGCTGGTCTACGGCGACCGCCGGACGTTCGTCGTCTGGGGCGGGGGCCTGCTGGCCGGCTTCGCCGTCGGGACCTACCTCGGGTTCTTCTGGGTCGCGCCGACGATCATCTCGTATCTGGTCTCGGACGCGATCAACAACGGGATGGTCGTCTCCTACCGGATCAAGAGCTTCTTCTGGCTCGTGATCTTCACCACCGTCGGCATCGGCTTCCTGTTCAACATCATCGTCACGATGGCGCTGTTCCACGTCGGCGGCATCGTCAGCTACCGCTCGATGCTCGAGCGCTGGCGGCCGGTCGTCGTCGGCATCTTCACGCTCGCCGCCTTCTTCAGCCCGAAGGGCGTGCTCATGATGTTGCTGTTCTCGATCCCGATCTCGCTCACGTATCTGATCGGGCTCGCCGTCCTCTACGTCCTCACCGCCGGCGGCCGGCTGTTCGGCGGCGGCGGCGGGTCGGCGGCCGAGTCGGAGCCCGACGACGCCGGCGCGACCGCAGCGGAGTGA
- a CDS encoding ribbon-helix-helix domain-containing protein produces MPKISVEIPQELLEDLDDHVGEDGKFVNRSDAIRSSIRKNLDILDEIDKRHDRLETDE; encoded by the coding sequence ATGCCCAAGATCAGCGTCGAAATCCCGCAGGAACTCCTCGAGGATCTGGACGACCACGTCGGCGAGGACGGCAAGTTCGTCAACCGCAGCGACGCGATCCGATCCTCGATACGCAAGAATCTGGATATTCTAGACGAGATCGACAAACGGCACGATCGTCTCGAGACCGACGAGTGA
- a CDS encoding 23S rRNA (uridine(2552)-2'-O)-methyltransferase has protein sequence MARDHYYNKAKQEGYRSRAAYKLKQLDDLENVIDRGDTVVDLGAAPGGWLEVAAEEVGPEGNVIGVDFQRIKAFDDHDNVETLRGDMTEDKTRDRVIDAAGGSVDAVISDMAPNMSGEYSLDQARSLHLARQAFETALELLDSGGDFVVKVFEGPDVDDFRADVEAEFQYVRATSPKASRDESSEVYFIGKGRLTASVRPGDELEVEIEDVGSEGDGIASVDGYRLFVPGTEVGETVAVRVEDAKPNFGFAQRLDRD, from the coding sequence ATGGCCCGAGACCACTACTACAACAAAGCGAAACAGGAGGGCTACCGCTCTCGAGCGGCCTACAAGCTCAAGCAACTCGACGACCTCGAGAACGTGATCGACCGCGGCGACACGGTCGTCGACCTTGGCGCGGCCCCCGGCGGCTGGCTCGAAGTCGCCGCCGAGGAAGTCGGCCCGGAGGGGAACGTCATCGGCGTCGACTTCCAGCGGATCAAGGCGTTCGACGACCACGACAACGTCGAGACGCTGCGCGGCGACATGACCGAGGACAAGACCCGCGACCGAGTCATCGACGCCGCCGGCGGCTCCGTCGACGCGGTCATCTCGGACATGGCACCCAACATGTCCGGCGAGTACTCGCTGGACCAGGCCCGCTCGCTGCACCTCGCGCGGCAGGCCTTCGAGACCGCACTCGAGCTACTCGACAGCGGCGGGGACTTCGTCGTGAAGGTCTTCGAAGGGCCGGACGTCGACGACTTCCGGGCGGACGTCGAAGCGGAGTTCCAGTACGTCCGCGCGACCTCGCCGAAGGCCAGCCGCGACGAGTCCTCCGAGGTCTACTTCATCGGGAAGGGGCGGCTCACCGCCTCGGTGCGACCGGGCGACGAACTCGAGGTCGAGATCGAAGACGTCGGCAGCGAAGGCGACGGCATCGCGTCGGTCGACGGCTACCGGCTGTTCGTGCCGGGCACCGAGGTCGGCGAAACCGTCGCCGTCCGCGTCGAGGACGCGAAACCGAACTTCGGGTTCGCCCAGCGTCTGGATCGGGACTGA
- a CDS encoding DNA polymerase sliding clamp, producing the protein MFKAIVSAETLTSALDSVSVLVDECKIHLEEDGLEIRAVDPANVGMVDLSLDAAAFESYEADGGLIGVDLSRLEDIAGMAESGQLIQLELDEETRKLHIQIDGLEYTLALIDPDSIRQEPDIPDLDLPAEVVLEGKDVNRSVTAADMVSDHIALGVDETEEYFYVNAEGDTDDVHLELTQEDLIDLQVGPAHSLFSLDYLKDMNKAIPTDTEVTLDLGEEFPVKIYFGFAEGQGQVTYMLAPRIQSD; encoded by the coding sequence ATGTTCAAGGCCATCGTGAGCGCCGAAACGCTCACCAGCGCGCTCGACTCGGTGAGCGTGTTGGTCGACGAGTGCAAGATCCACCTCGAGGAAGACGGACTGGAGATCCGGGCCGTCGACCCCGCGAACGTCGGGATGGTCGACCTCTCGCTCGATGCGGCTGCGTTCGAGTCCTACGAAGCGGACGGCGGCCTGATCGGTGTCGACCTCTCGCGGCTCGAGGATATCGCGGGTATGGCCGAATCCGGCCAGCTCATCCAGCTCGAACTCGACGAGGAGACCCGGAAGCTCCACATCCAGATCGACGGGCTCGAGTACACGCTCGCGCTCATCGACCCCGATTCGATCCGCCAGGAGCCGGACATCCCGGACCTCGATCTACCCGCTGAGGTCGTCCTCGAGGGGAAAGACGTCAACCGCTCGGTGACCGCCGCCGACATGGTGTCGGACCACATCGCGCTCGGCGTCGACGAAACGGAGGAGTACTTCTACGTCAACGCGGAGGGCGACACCGACGACGTCCACCTCGAACTCACGCAGGAGGATCTGATCGATCTGCAGGTCGGCCCCGCTCACTCGCTGTTCTCGCTGGATTACCTCAAAGACATGAACAAGGCGATCCCCACGGATACCGAGGTCACGCTCGATCTCGGCGAGGAGTTCCCCGTCAAGATCTACTTCGGCTTCGCCGAGGGGCAGGGACAGGTCACCTACATGCTCGCGCCGCGCATTCAGAGCGACTGA